Part of the Methylorubrum populi genome is shown below.
TCGGCCTCGGCGTGGTGATCCTGGCGGTGACCTTCCGCTCCTCCTCGGCTTTGGCCTCGGCCTACGGCATCGCGGTGACGGGCACGATGCTGCTCACCGCCTCCATGGCCTACGTGGTGCTGTGGAAGGTGGTGCGGCTCTCGCCGCTCGTCTCGGCGGCGATCATCATGCCGTTCATCGTGCTGGAATTCCTGTTCCTGCTCTCGAACCTGCTGAAGCTGCACGAGGGCGGCTACGTGCCCTTGATGCTCGCCGGCGGCCTGATGCTGATGATGTGGACCTGGGTGCGAGGCGTCACGATCCTGTTCAACAAGACCCGCAAGACCGACGTGCCGCTGATCGAACTCGTCGGCATGCTGGAGAAGAGCACCTCCTACCAGCGGGTGAAGGGCACCGCTGTCTTCCTCACCAGCGATCCCGAGATCGCGCCCGCCGCGCTCCTGCACAACATGAAGCACAACAAGGTGATCCACGAGAAGAACGTGGTGCTCACCGTCGAGACCATGGACCGACCCCGGGCGACGCAAGCGGAGCGGGTCCGCATCGAGCCGGTCGGCTTCGGCTTCTACCGCGTGGTGATGCGCTTCGGCTTCATGGAGACCCCCAACATCCCGCGCACCCTGACACTCCTCAAGCGCGAGGGCTTCAAGTTCGACATCATGTCGACCTCGTTCTTCCTGTCGCGCCGCTCGATCCGTCCGGCCGCGCATTCCGGCATGCCGCTGTGGCAGGACCGGATCTTCATCACGCTGGCCAAGAACGCCAACGACGCCACGGACTTCTTCCAGATCCCGACCGGCCGCGTCGTCGAGGTCGGCACGCAGGTGACGGTGTAGGGCATCGTTCCGGAGGAGGCTGCCGGCCGTCCGGGCGGGGGGCGCGGCTGGCGCAGCCGGTGGCGAGACTGCACGGCGAAAACTCCCGTTCTGGATGCGGGCACTTCGGGAGTACTGACAAAGAGTTGCGCGCAATTCTGTGGCTTGTCGGCGACAGGACGCTCATTTGCGCGCGACCGACTTGCGCCCCCGATCACGGCCTCGTACGGCTTGGCTTGCGAAAAGCAAGCAAGAACAACAGTTTAGCATAATTCCAAACAACCGACCTGCCGGGTTCCGCGTGTGTGCTGCGGAGGCTGCCGGCTGCGCCGGACGGAAGGACCAAGGTGATGGGGTCGGTTCACACGTTCGTCGGCATCCGCGCCTTGCGGACCCTGGCACTGGCCGGCGCCTCGCTCGTCGCCCTCACGGCGGGCGCCGCCGCGCAGCAGGCAACGGCGCGGCTCGAAGAACTGTCGGTCGAAGGCAGCGGCCGTGGCGCCGGCGCCATCGGCGTGGGCCAAGCCGCCCAGCGCGGTCCGGACGGCCGTGCCGCGCCCGAGGATCCGCGCGGCCCCGTCCGGGGCTACGTCGCCACCCGTTCGGCCACCGCGACCAAGACCAATACGCCGCTGATCGAGACGCCGCAGTCGATCACTGTCGTCGGTCGCGAGCAGATCGACGCGCAGAAGGCGCAGACGCTGACGCAGGCGACGCAGTACACGGCCGGCGTCTATTCGGGCACGTTCGGCGCCGATACCCGCGTGGATTACTTCACCCTGCGCGGCTTCATCGCCAGCGATTACGGCATCTACCGCGACGGCCTTCAGGTGCTGAACTACGGCTTCGGCACCTTCAAGGTCGAGACCTTCGGCCTGGAGCGGATCGAGGTGCTGCGCGGACCGGCCGCGGTGCTGTTCGGCGCCGGCAATCCCGGCGGCATCATCAACCAGATCACCAAGCGGCCGACGACCCAGCCCTTCGGCTATGTCGAGGTCGGCGGCGGATCGTTCGGGCAGGTCTACGGCGCCTTCGATATCGGCGGCCCGGTCGACGATTCGGGCCACTGGTTCTATCGCCTCACCGGCTTCGGCCGGCAGGGCGGCACGCAGGTCGACGGGGCCCCCGACGACCGCGCCTACATCGCGCCCGCCCTGACCTATCGCCCCGATGCCGGCACCTCGCTCACCATCCTGACCAGCTACCAGCGCGACTCGACCGCCGTCACCGCGAACTTCCTGCCCTATTCCGGCACCGTGCGGCGCAATCTCAGCGGGCTGCGCATCCCGCGCTCGCTGAATGTCGGCGATCCGGCGATCAACACCTTCCAGCGCGAGCAGGCCTTCGCGGGCTACGAGTTCGAGCACGCCTTCGACGAGACCTGGACCTTCCGCCAGAACCTCCGCTACTCGTTCAGCGACGCGTTCCAGAATTCGTACCTGAACCAGACCGGCTACGTCGACGCCGCGACCGAGACGACCCTCAACCGCTACCAGTTCCTGACCAGCTCGAAGGTCGGGATCTTCCAGGTCGACAACCAGGCCGAGGCGCGCTTCTTCGACGGCTTCTTCGCCCACGATCTGCTGATCGGCCTCGACTACAAGCGCTACGACCTGCACGACAACCAGGGCACCAACTTCGCGGCCGGCTACACCGTGCCGGGGCTCAGCCTTCTCAACCCGATCTACGGCCAGATCCGCGGCCGCCCGGCCCCCTACCTCGTCAACGCCGACACCTTCCAGCAGCTCGGCATCTATGTGCAGGACCAGATCAAGCTCACCGACCGCCTGACCCTCGTCCTCGGCGGGCGCCAGGACTTCGCCGACAACGTCGTGCGCGACCGTCTCAGCCCGGCCAACAGCAGCAGCCGCAGCGACGAGGCCTTCAGCGGCCGTGCCGCCCTGATCTACAACTTCCCCGAAGGGCTCGCGCCCTATGTCAGCTACTCGACCTCGTTCCAGCCGCAGATCGGCTCGGACGCCAACGGCCGGAGCTACGCGCCCGAATACGGCGAGCAGGTCGAGGTCGGCGTCAAGTTCGAGCCCGTCGGGTACGGCTTCTTCCTGACGGCGGCGGCCTTCGATCTCGTGCGCCAGAACGTGCTGCAGCCGATTCCGGGCACGTTCTTCAGCGCGCCGCTCGGCGAGGTCCGCTCCCGCGGTGTCGAGGTGCAGGCCGTGGCCAACCTCGCCGAGGGGCTGAACCTCGTCGGCGCCTTCACCGCCTACGATCTGCAAACCATCAAGGGCAACGCCGATCAGGTCGGCCGCACGCCGACCCGCATCCCGGAGGTGCTGGCCTCGGTCTTCGCCGACTACACCATCCCCACCGGCGACTGGCGCGGCTTCGGCTTCGGCGGCGGCGTCCGCTACGTGGGGCGCTCCTTCGCGGATGTCGCCAACACCCTGACCGTGCCGGACTACGTGCTGTTCGACGCGCAGATCCACTACACCTGGGACAACTGGCGCGCGGCGATCAACGCCACCAATATCGGCGACCGCCGCTTCGTCTCCTCGTGCATCTCGGCCAACG
Proteins encoded:
- a CDS encoding TonB-dependent siderophore receptor, with the protein product MGSVHTFVGIRALRTLALAGASLVALTAGAAAQQATARLEELSVEGSGRGAGAIGVGQAAQRGPDGRAAPEDPRGPVRGYVATRSATATKTNTPLIETPQSITVVGREQIDAQKAQTLTQATQYTAGVYSGTFGADTRVDYFTLRGFIASDYGIYRDGLQVLNYGFGTFKVETFGLERIEVLRGPAAVLFGAGNPGGIINQITKRPTTQPFGYVEVGGGSFGQVYGAFDIGGPVDDSGHWFYRLTGFGRQGGTQVDGAPDDRAYIAPALTYRPDAGTSLTILTSYQRDSTAVTANFLPYSGTVRRNLSGLRIPRSLNVGDPAINTFQREQAFAGYEFEHAFDETWTFRQNLRYSFSDAFQNSYLNQTGYVDAATETTLNRYQFLTSSKVGIFQVDNQAEARFFDGFFAHDLLIGLDYKRYDLHDNQGTNFAAGYTVPGLSLLNPIYGQIRGRPAPYLVNADTFQQLGIYVQDQIKLTDRLTLVLGGRQDFADNVVRDRLSPANSSSRSDEAFSGRAALIYNFPEGLAPYVSYSTSFQPQIGSDANGRSYAPEYGEQVEVGVKFEPVGYGFFLTAAAFDLVRQNVLQPIPGTFFSAPLGEVRSRGVEVQAVANLAEGLNLVGAFTAYDLQTIKGNADQVGRTPTRIPEVLASVFADYTIPTGDWRGFGFGGGVRYVGRSFADVANTLTVPDYVLFDAQIHYTWDNWRAAINATNIGDRRFVSSCISANECFYGEARRVLGSISYKW